GTATCTGAACTGATGAACGGCCTACGAACACGAGAGAGGTAACTACCATGGCACGCATGCATTCAAGAAAAAGAGGAAAATCAGGAAGCAAACAACCGATTAAGAAAGTTGTACCTACCTGGCTACGTTATAAACCAAAAGAAGTTGAGCTTCTTGTAGTCAAGCTAGCAAAGGAAGGAAAAAGCCCTTCTGCTATTGGCCTTTATTTACGAGATACGTATGGTATCCCTGATGTAAGGGTTATTGCCAATAAAAAAATCAACATGATTTTACAAGAACGAAAACTTGCAAGTCAAATCCCCGAAGATCTGACATCATTAATGCGAAAAGCAGTACTTATTCAGAAACACATGACCACGAATAAAAAAGATACACCTGCAAAAAGAGGATTACAATTAACAGAAGCAAAGATTAATCGGCTCGCGAAATATTACAAGCGAACAGGAAAGCTACCTCAAGATTGGAAGTATGATCCAGAGAAAGCAAAGATCTTTGTGGAGTAATTTTATCATTACTTCTTTGGATTCTTTTTTTCTTACTTATTATACCAGAGGAGATAATCAGGAGAGAATACATTGGAGAAGTATGAAGCCTTTAAAGCAGGAGCAGCACATGCAGCTTATCAATTTCATCAGATTGATAAAAATGAAACAATTCGACTGATCTCTCATCTTGATAGTGATGGCATTGCAGCATGTTCTTTAATGGTGAAAGCATTGAATATAGAGAACAGAAAATACTCTATTTCTATTGTCCAACAACTCAGGAAAGAGGTACTACGACAGCTGGCAAAAGAAGAATATAAGTACTTTGTTTTTACTGATCTTGGTAGCGGTCAAATTGATATGGTTCACGAGCATTTAGAAGGGAGGAACATTTTTATTTTCGATCACCATCAGCTTCAATCCCAGCGAACATACGAGGGAACGGTTCATGTAAACCCTCTCTTGTATGGTATTGATGGTTCTAAAGAGATTTCTGGTGCAGGTGTTGTGTATTATGTGGTGAAGAATCTCAATAAAAAACTGGAACACTATGCGCATGTTGCGCTTATTGGGGCTGTTGGAGATGTGCAGGAAGAGAACGGAAAATTTAATTATCTTAATAATGAAATGTTGGAAATAGCAAAACGGGAGGGGACCATTACCGTTAGTAAGGGTCTTCGCTTTTTTGGACAGCAGACAAAGCCATTGTATAAACTTTTAGAATACAGCACCGAGGTATATATTCCCGGAGTTACCGGAAGTGAGTCTGGTGCAATACAATTTTTGCAGGAAATAGATATTCATCCTAAATCTGGACGAGAATGGAAGAAGATTTCCGAGCTCACCAAAGAAGAAATGGAACGCTTAGTAGCTCATATTATCCTTAAGAGAAAGGGCCAACCATTTCCTGAAGACATCTTAGGGTTAAACTATACACTAACATTTGAGGAAGAGGATAGTCCAACACGAGACCTTCGAGAGTTTTCCACGCTCCTTAACGCTTGTGGACGGTTGAACAAAGCATCCCTCGGGATTGGTGCTTGTCTTAATGATAGTAAAATAAAAAAAAGAGCTATCCAAGCCTTGACTGAATATCGACGAGAAATTATGCAGGCTTTACTTTGGTACTATGACCAAAAAAATAATGCCAACATTATCAAGGAAGATGGTTTTATCATTATTAATGCTAAAGATCAGGTTTTGGGAACGATTATTGGGACTCTCGCTTCTATTATCTCAAAATCTAAAGATGTAAAGGAAAATCAGCTGATTTTATCGATGGCCCAACTCTTTGATAATACTACCAAAATAAGTTTGCGGATTGCTGGACACCATCCTCGCCAAGATATTGACTTAAAAGTCATGGTTATTGACATGATTCACGGTTTAGAAGGTTGTGAGGCAGGCGGTCATCAGTTTGCCGCAGGTGCAATAATTCCTTCTGCTATGGAACCTGTTTTTATCGAACGCGCCAAAACTATTCTCCGAGAAAAGAGTATTGAAGAGAAAGTCATGTAGGTATAGTATAGGCATATGTTTCTTCATGCAGACATTCAGAACAACAAACCATCAAAGTAATTCTCTTACTTTATCAATATGATCTGCTACTTCAGTGCCTTTCTTGGTTAAGCTTAATAATTTTAAGCGTCCTAATTTCTCAAACTTAATAAGCCCAACTTGTTCCATCTCTTGGAGAATTTTAACAACATGAGAATAGGTACAGTCAACAGATTTTGCGAGAGACGATGCATAAATATCTCCTTTTGCATTGCGTAAAGCTACCAACATCATCGCAGGTTTTTCACGAAAAAAAACATTAAAAATTTCTTTTTTATCCATGTTGGCCCCCATTCTTACTCTTCACAAGTACAGTCTCAAACGAAATTAAGGTTTAGAGTATATGTATCTCAATATAGAGATCAAAAGGAAGACTTATATTTAAATCTTTTGTCGACCAAGTGAAGTGATAAAAGATATCGGAGATTATTCATTATCATAACCAATATGTTTATAAGTTTCCAGTCATTCATAACTGGTTATGCAAGAGTTATCATCTTTTCTTTTTCCTCATGAAACTGTACGTCCTATTCAGCATAATTTGATGAACACGGTTCAGGATTGTTTACGCCAGAAGAAGCATCTTATTGTCCATGCTCCTACTGGTCTGGGAAAAACTGCGGCAACATTGCCATTAGCATTGGCGTATGCCTTAGAACATAAATATACGGTTTTTTTTCTTACTTCACGACATACCCAACATGCCATTGCCATAGAAACTCTGAAACAAATCAAACAAAAATATAATACTCCCTTTGTTGTTGCCGATATGATCGGTAAAAAGTGGATGTGCGCACAGCCTAACACTGAACATTTTCCTTCGTCTGATTTTGCTGAATTTTGCAAACATCTTGTTGTTGAGGGAAAATGCCCTTACTATAATAACACTAGAAACAAGATGAATTTAACAGTTAAAGCGAAGACGATTCATGAAGAACTCAAACAAGGAATCCATCATACTGATCATATTATTGCTACCTGCACGAGTCATGAATTATGTCCCTATGAAGTTGCTGTCTCTTTAGCAAAAAACGCTCAGGTTATTATTGCTGATTATCTGTACCTCTTTGCTCCGTATATCAGAGATAGCTTTTTCCTCAAAATTCAGCGGAATTTGCCAGAAACAATTCTCATTATTGATGAGGGCCATAATCTGCCTTCACGAGTACGAGACTTGGCATCGTTTCGATTAACCAATCTCATGGTGAAACGAGCAATCATCGAAGCAAAAAAATTTGGTTATGATGATACTATTGGCCTCCTTTCCCATCTGCAAGATCTATTGAATACCCTTAGCGAGGGAATGAAATACAACGATGAACGTTTAGTTATACAGCAACAGTTTGTAAAGGCAGTGGAGCGTATTCATGATTACGAACAGGTTATTGCAGACCTGACGTTTATAGCTGCCTCTATTCGAGAGCGCCAGCAGAAAACATTTATCGGAGGAATTGCGCATTTTCTCGAGGCATGGCAGGGAACAGATGAGGGTTATGCACGAATTCTCTCGCTGACGCAAGGAAGAGATACTCCTCTTATTACCTTGTCGTATCGCTGTTTGGATCCCTCGGTTATGACCCAGAATGTTATCCAACAAACCTATGCCACCATCCTAATGAGCGGAACATTATCACCCCCAACAATGTATAGAGACTTGTTAGGATTTCCTAAAGATACGGTAGTAAAGGAATATCCCAGTCCATTTCCGAAAACCAATAGAATGAATGTTATCATCCCGCATACTACCACTAAGTTTAGCGAGCGCAATGAATCCCAGTATAAAGAGATAGCAACTATTTGTGCACACATTGCGAATACTGTTCCGGGTAATAGCGCATTCTTTTTTCCGAGTTATTTTCTTCGTGATAAAGTTGCCGTGCATTTTCATCAGCAATCAATCAAAACAACTTTAGTAGAGGTTTCTCAGGTAACAAAACAACAAAAACAGGATCTCCTTGAGAGGTTTAAGCAGTATCATAAAACCGGTGCAGTGTTACTTGCTGTTGTCTCTGGATCATTTGCAGAGGGCATAGATCTTCCAGGAGATTTTCTCAAGACAGTGGTTATTGTCGGTCTACCGCTTAACCAGCCAGACCTAGAGGCAAAAGAACTTATCAAATACTATGATCTGAAATTTGGTTTAGGATGGGATTATGGGTATGTCCTTCCTGCCATGATCAAAAGCTTTCAATCTGCAGGAAGATGTATCAGGAGTGAAACAGACCGGGGCATGATTTTTTTTCTCGATGTCCGTTATCAATGGCCGCAGTATTTTAAGACTTTTCCTAAGGA
This sequence is a window from Candidatus Woesearchaeota archaeon. Protein-coding genes within it:
- a CDS encoding 30S ribosomal protein S15, with product MARMHSRKRGKSGSKQPIKKVVPTWLRYKPKEVELLVVKLAKEGKSPSAIGLYLRDTYGIPDVRVIANKKINMILQERKLASQIPEDLTSLMRKAVLIQKHMTTNKKDTPAKRGLQLTEAKINRLAKYYKRTGKLPQDWKYDPEKAKIFVE
- a CDS encoding DHH family phosphoesterase gives rise to the protein MEKYEAFKAGAAHAAYQFHQIDKNETIRLISHLDSDGIAACSLMVKALNIENRKYSISIVQQLRKEVLRQLAKEEYKYFVFTDLGSGQIDMVHEHLEGRNIFIFDHHQLQSQRTYEGTVHVNPLLYGIDGSKEISGAGVVYYVVKNLNKKLEHYAHVALIGAVGDVQEENGKFNYLNNEMLEIAKREGTITVSKGLRFFGQQTKPLYKLLEYSTEVYIPGVTGSESGAIQFLQEIDIHPKSGREWKKISELTKEEMERLVAHIILKRKGQPFPEDILGLNYTLTFEEEDSPTRDLREFSTLLNACGRLNKASLGIGACLNDSKIKKRAIQALTEYRREIMQALLWYYDQKNNANIIKEDGFIIINAKDQVLGTIIGTLASIISKSKDVKENQLILSMAQLFDNTTKISLRIAGHHPRQDIDLKVMVIDMIHGLEGCEAGGHQFAAGAIIPSAMEPVFIERAKTILREKSIEEKVM
- a CDS encoding ATP-dependent DNA helicase, whose amino-acid sequence is MQELSSFLFPHETVRPIQHNLMNTVQDCLRQKKHLIVHAPTGLGKTAATLPLALAYALEHKYTVFFLTSRHTQHAIAIETLKQIKQKYNTPFVVADMIGKKWMCAQPNTEHFPSSDFAEFCKHLVVEGKCPYYNNTRNKMNLTVKAKTIHEELKQGIHHTDHIIATCTSHELCPYEVAVSLAKNAQVIIADYLYLFAPYIRDSFFLKIQRNLPETILIIDEGHNLPSRVRDLASFRLTNLMVKRAIIEAKKFGYDDTIGLLSHLQDLLNTLSEGMKYNDERLVIQQQFVKAVERIHDYEQVIADLTFIAASIRERQQKTFIGGIAHFLEAWQGTDEGYARILSLTQGRDTPLITLSYRCLDPSVMTQNVIQQTYATILMSGTLSPPTMYRDLLGFPKDTVVKEYPSPFPKTNRMNVIIPHTTTKFSERNESQYKEIATICAHIANTVPGNSAFFFPSYFLRDKVAVHFHQQSIKTTLVEVSQVTKQQKQDLLERFKQYHKTGAVLLAVVSGSFAEGIDLPGDFLKTVVIVGLPLNQPDLEAKELIKYYDLKFGLGWDYGYVLPAMIKSFQSAGRCIRSETDRGMIFFLDVRYQWPQYFKTFPKDWEVAISKEYISLINHFFQNNLQQNQG